Proteins encoded in a region of the Triticum dicoccoides isolate Atlit2015 ecotype Zavitan chromosome 3A, WEW_v2.0, whole genome shotgun sequence genome:
- the LOC119273486 gene encoding NADPH-dependent aldehyde reductase-like protein, chloroplastic has protein sequence MAETNGNGNGNGAASGVTAPLMLHGRVAIVTGGAGGIGSAVSKHLAALGARVAVAYVGDPAPAKQLVSGINAAHGDGHAIAVEADVSDAAQVRALFDAAAAAFGGELHVLVTTAAVLDYSYPALAETSEATYDAAFGVNARGTFLCLREAANRLARDGRGRIVTFSSSGVGSLRPGYAAYAASKAAVETMTRILAKELRGTGITANAVAPGSTATPMFYNGKTEEEAERYIAEAPLGRLGLPEDIAPLVGFLASDAGGWVNAQVLRCNGGTI, from the coding sequence ATGGCCGAGACCAACGGCAACGGCAACGGCAATGGCGCCGCGAGCGGCGTGACCGCGCCGCTGATGCTCCACGGGCGCGTGGCGATCGTGACGGGCGGCGCCGGCGGCATCGGGTCGGCCGTGTCGAAGCACCTGGCGGCCCTGGGCGCGCGCGTGGCCGTGGCCTACGTCGGGGACCCGGCGCCGGCCAAGCAGCTCGTGTCCGGCATCAACGCGGCGCACGGCGACGGCCATGCCATCGCGGTGGAGGCGGACGTGTCGGACGCGGCGCAGGTGCGGGCGCTGttcgacgcggcggcggcggcgttcggcggGGAGCTGCACGTGCTCGTCACGACGGCGGCGGTGCTGGACTACTCGTACCCGGCGCTGGCGGAGACGAGCGAGGCGACGTACGACGCCGCGTTCGGTGTCAACGCGCGGGGCACCTTCCTGTGCCTCCGGGAGGCGGCCAACCGGCTGGCGCGCGACGGGCGGGGCCGCATCGTCACCTTCTCGTCGTCGGGGGTCGGGTCGCTGCGGCCAGGGTACGCGGCGTACGCGGCCAGCAAGGCGGCGGTGGAGACGATGACGAGGATCCTGGCCAAggagctgcggggcacggggatcaCCGCCAACGCCGTGGCGCCGGGGTCCACGGCCACCCCGATGTTCTACAACGGgaagacggaggaggaggccgagcgGTACATCGCCGAGGCGCCGCTGGGGCGGCTCGGCCTGCCGGAGGACATCGCGCCGCTCGTCGGCTTCCTCGCCAGCGACGCCGGCGGGTGGGTTAACGCCCAGGTGCTGCGCTGCAACGGCGGCACCATCTAG